In Zingiber officinale cultivar Zhangliang chromosome 8B, Zo_v1.1, whole genome shotgun sequence, a single genomic region encodes these proteins:
- the LOC122016259 gene encoding cationic peroxidase 1-like encodes MAASSPRIVAFFFLVSIGSAQLSSTFYDTSCPAALPTIRSAVMSAVVKEHRVGASLLRLHFHDCFVNGCDGSVLLDDTSSFTGEKTAVPNNNSLRGFDVVDTIKSQLEATCKQVVSCSDILSVAARDAVVALGGPTWAVQLGRRDATTASFDAANTDLPSPKSNLSDLVSAFSNKGLSSSDMVALSGAHTIGQARCISFRDRVYNESDIAATLASSAQSKCPSSGGDDNIVPLDSTTPYYFDNYYFRNLVGKKGLLHSDQQLYGGGSTDSLVATYSTNMARFRSDFATAMVNMGSISPLTGTDGEIRLDCRKIN; translated from the exons atggcGGCTTCTTCTCCTCGTATTGTGGCATTCTTCTTCTTGGTTTCCATCGGATCGGCCCAGCTGTCGTCGACTTTCTATGACACCTCGTGCCCGGCCGCCCTGCCCACCATCCGATCCGCCGTGATGTCTGCCGTCGTGAAGGAGCACCGCGTCGGAGCCTCCCTGCTCCGACTCCATTTCCATGACTGCTTCGTCAAT GGTTGTGATGGATCCGTGCTGTTGGATGACACGAGCAGCTTCACCGGAGAGAAGACTGCAGTCCCCAACAACAACTCCCTGCGAGGCTTCGACGTCGTCGACACTATCAAGTCGCAGCTCGAGGCCACCTGCAAGCAAGTCGTCTCCTGCTCTGATATTCTTTCTGTGGCTGCTCGCGATGCAGTCGTCGCC CTTGGCGGTCCTACGTGGGCTGTTCAACTAGGAAGAAGGGATGCAACCACGGCGAGCTTTGATGCTGCTAATACCGATCTTCCATCCCCCAAATCAAACCTCAGTGATCTCGTCTCAGCTTTCTCCAACAAGGGTCTCAGCTCCAGTGACATGGTAGCCCTCTCAg GGGCACACACCATAGGGCAGGCGAGATGCATCTCATTCCGGGACAGGGTATACAACGAGAGTGACATCGCCGCCACCTTGGCGTCGTCGGCGCAGTCCAAGTGCCCGAGCTCCGGCGGCGATGACAACATCGTCCCGCTCGACTCCACCACCCCGTACTACTTCGACAACTACTACTTCCGAAATCTGGTCGGGAAGAAAGGGCTGCTGCATTCGGACCAACAGCTTTACGGCGGAGGCTCCACCGACTCCCTCGTCGCCACCTACTCGACCAACATGGCGAGGTTCCGCAGCGACTTCGCCACCGCCATGGTTAACATGGGAAGCATAAGTCCGCTCACCGGTACCGACGGCGAGATCAGGCTCGACTGCAGGAAAATCAACTAA